Within Massilia endophytica, the genomic segment AAGCGCAGCTTCTTCTGATCCCTTCAGGGCGCGGGCACTGCGTCCTTCAGCGGCGAATCGGGATAGGCCGTCTTCCAGATCTCCCAGCCCATCCTGCGCCGCAAGGCCATGCGTTCGCTGCCTTCAGCATACAGGTCGTAGTGGCCCTTCCCGGGCAGATAGGCAAAGCTGGCCTGGCCTGCCACGTCGCGCACGGCCTGCTCGAACTTGCGCACCGAAACATCAAGGCCGTACTCGTCCTTGTCGCCCACATAGATGTGCAGCTTCCCATCGAGCTCGCGCTTCTGTCCCGCCCAGCGCTGGCGCACGATGCGCGAGAGATCCCAATGCGCCAGCCAGTAGTCCGCGACCTCGCGGTCTATCTTGCCGGTGGCACGGTCGTACAGCTTGCGCGGCCTGCCATCCGCAGCCCTCGGAGAGAAGACCCACTCGAAGGCCTGGGCCTGCCCGCCATATTCGGCCAGTACTTCCTCCATGCGCGCCGCGGACGTGTCGCGCTTCACGGTGTTCGGATCGGCCAGGTCCAGGCCTTCGAACACACTGAAGTCCAGGAAATCGGGCGAGGTGGCAAATGCGCCGCGGAACAAGGTGGGGTAGTTCACCTGAAGCCAGACTGCGGCCCAGCCGCCGGAGGAGTGCCCCATCAGGTAGCGGCCCGCCGACGGGTCGGTGCGGTAGCGGCGGTCGATCTCCGGCAGCAGCTCCGCCGTCAGCGCACGGCCCCAGGGACCGTTGTTCACGCTGTCCGCGAACTCGTGGGTGCCGCTGGCCAGGCTCTGGTCCAGGAACACCCAGATCATGGGCGGCAGCCGGCCGTTGCCCGTCTGATTGAGTACGCCCAGCGCGCTGTCCGCCAGCGAGGCCATGCCTGCCTGGAAGCCGTGCGTAAAGTACACCACGGGATAGCGCCGGGCGGGATTCTCGCCATAGCCCGGCGGCGTGAGCACGAAGCCGCGCAATGCCTTACGCGTGCCCCAGAAGGCGGTCAGCGCATCGCTGTCGACGGAGAACTCCGTGATGCGCCGCTCCACCTCCGCCTTGTCCTCCGCTTTCACCAGGGGCTTGCCGTCCGGCCGTGTCCAGTAGCTGCGTCCGGGCAGCACCTCCGCCAGTTCGAGCGTAAGCGGCTCCGCGGCCGGAAGGTGCAGCTTGCGCACCGGCGAGGCGACATCGCCCGCACCGCGGCCCGAATAGCCGTAGCTGTGATCGCGGTCCAGCAAGGCCTGCACCCAGTAGTCGCCTGGCGGAAGCTGATCGACCGGTACGGGGAAAGCAAGGTCGCCGGGATAGAAGCGCACAGCCTCGCCTGCGTTGATGCCGCTCACCTCGCGGGCCGCTACGAAGTTCTGGTTCTTCACGAAGGGATCGGCGTCGACGGCGGCCGGGGCGCCCTTCCCTTCCACCACCTTCTCCGCAAACAGGAGCAGGCGCCCCGGGCCCGGCTGGCCGAGCGAGGGCGCGGCTTTGACAAGAACAGGGCCGTCGTGAGCGTGTGCAGAGGACAGCAGGGCCGCAGCAAAAAGGCCGAGACAAAACAGTAGGCGCATGGAGTCTCCCAATAGCGGCTGCAGGCGGAATGCTCAGCCGTGGGTGACAGCATATAGCACGTAGAACAAATTTTCTACTTCAAAATTTCTTCTAGAATACGGCCATGACCCGTCTTCTGTTCAGCCATCCCAGCTCTGGTCCCGCCGCGTCCGAAGACGCTGCTGTCCCGCCTCCCCGCCGGCCGATCGATGACGACAGCGAAGCCTTCACCCTGCCCCGCGATGACGGCGATGGAGGCGATATCGGCGCGGAGGCGGAGCCGGCCCAGCCAAGGATGCTGGCCGCCCTGCTCGATCCGCTGCTGCTGAACCTTGAAAAGGCAGGGCTGCCTGACGAGGAAGAGGCCATTGCCGAACCGGCGCCTGGGGAGTTTGCAGGCGAGAGTCTGCAGGAGTTCGCGATGGAAGGAGAGTTACTGGCGGAGCTGCCTGGCGGAACGGCGGAGGCGCTGAACATCGACACGGACCCTGAGCAGGCCACGAAAAAACATGCGGGCGAAGGCTGGTACTGGGCTGTGGTGCCGCGCAGCGGCGAACCGGCCTACAGCGCCGCGCTGCGCCACCGCTCGCGCGCCCGGTCAAGGACGCGCAAGCGCCCG encodes:
- a CDS encoding alpha/beta hydrolase, which codes for MRLLFCLGLFAAALLSSAHAHDGPVLVKAAPSLGQPGPGRLLLFAEKVVEGKGAPAAVDADPFVKNQNFVAAREVSGINAGEAVRFYPGDLAFPVPVDQLPPGDYWVQALLDRDHSYGYSGRGAGDVASPVRKLHLPAAEPLTLELAEVLPGRSYWTRPDGKPLVKAEDKAEVERRITEFSVDSDALTAFWGTRKALRGFVLTPPGYGENPARRYPVVYFTHGFQAGMASLADSALGVLNQTGNGRLPPMIWVFLDQSLASGTHEFADSVNNGPWGRALTAELLPEIDRRYRTDPSAGRYLMGHSSGGWAAVWLQVNYPTLFRGAFATSPDFLDFSVFEGLDLADPNTVKRDTSAARMEEVLAEYGGQAQAFEWVFSPRAADGRPRKLYDRATGKIDREVADYWLAHWDLSRIVRQRWAGQKRELDGKLHIYVGDKDEYGLDVSVRKFEQAVRDVAGQASFAYLPGKGHYDLYAEGSERMALRRRMGWEIWKTAYPDSPLKDAVPAP